In one window of Prevotella sp. E13-17 DNA:
- a CDS encoding chain-length determining protein: MAENKELEVINIRQILKVLWKGRKTYYKTLPAVFLISCIYIVFVPRYYTCSVKLAPETEAPNTSGMLGSLASSFGFDIGTLANQDAISPTLYPDLMESNDFVVSLFPVQVTTEDGELTTSYYDYISNHQKASPWSMPLIWTKNLINSMFEDKEEGGEEKINPFRLTRQQEKIAKAMRSNITCSVDKKTDVITIMVNDQDPLICATIADSVRTRLQDFITDYRTNKARIDLEYYKRLTAEAKTDYEKVRRQYVSMSDANNDIILKSVQSKIADMENDMQLKYNTYNVLNTQLQAARAKVQERTPAFTVLQGATVPLKATGPKRMIFVFGMTFLACLVITFSIVRKDFHLEF, from the coding sequence ATGGCTGAGAATAAAGAATTAGAAGTCATCAACATACGTCAGATACTGAAGGTACTATGGAAAGGCAGAAAGACCTACTATAAGACGCTGCCTGCCGTCTTCCTCATATCATGCATCTATATCGTCTTTGTGCCACGCTACTACACCTGCAGTGTGAAGCTTGCACCAGAAACAGAAGCCCCCAACACAAGCGGCATGCTAGGTTCGTTAGCCTCATCATTTGGCTTTGACATAGGCACATTGGCCAACCAAGATGCCATTTCTCCCACCCTATATCCCGACCTGATGGAGTCCAACGATTTTGTAGTTAGTTTGTTTCCCGTACAAGTCACTACCGAAGACGGTGAGCTGACCACCAGCTATTATGACTACATCTCGAACCACCAAAAGGCATCGCCCTGGAGTATGCCCTTGATATGGACGAAGAACCTCATCAACAGCATGTTTGAAGACAAGGAAGAAGGGGGAGAAGAAAAGATTAATCCTTTCAGGCTGACACGCCAGCAAGAAAAGATTGCGAAGGCCATGAGAAGTAATATCACCTGTAGTGTAGATAAAAAGACAGACGTTATCACCATCATGGTGAACGATCAAGACCCCCTTATCTGCGCCACCATAGCCGACTCCGTTCGTACTCGTCTGCAAGACTTCATTACCGACTATCGTACCAACAAAGCCCGCATAGACCTGGAATACTACAAGCGGCTAACGGCAGAAGCCAAGACCGACTACGAAAAGGTGCGCAGACAATATGTGAGCATGTCAGATGCCAACAACGACATCATCCTCAAGAGTGTACAGTCGAAGATTGCAGACATGGAGAACGACATGCAGCTGAAGTACAACACCTATAACGTGCTGAACACCCAGTTGCAGGCTGCACGTGCCAAAGTGCAAGAGCGCACCCCAGCCTTCACCGTATTGCAAGGAGCCACCGTTCCCCTCAAGGCCACAGGTCCCAAGCGCATGATATTCGTCTTCGGGATGACCTTCCTTGCATGCTTGGTAATAACTTTTTCTATTGTAAGAAAGGATTTTCACTTAGAATTCTAA
- a CDS encoding flippase, translating to MSISKTKELILKNLFWSLLGKTINLIGGLFVGILVARYLGPEQYGLMNYVISYVFLFQTFALFGLDAIEIREESKQQIPYQLIIGTAFWLKLFLGIICILLSIITSLLMTDEIYTTALIAIYSLTIVFNSFNVIRNYFMSIVQNEFVVKAEITRTVISIGIKCLLLIFSTHLSWFVIAAMFDFVLLAVGYYIAYRTKIGRVSDWSFNMQYAKFLMKESFPLMLTNAAVIIYQRIDQVMIGQLIDSKAVGYYSVASRFVEVLIFIPIMLAQTITPILVRFRKESESTYRMKAQQFMNISLWMSILISVFVSVMSYWLVTLTFGEIYMPAVAVLQIMAFKAASVALSNTAGTMLVAEQLQRYAIFRDAFGCIVCIGLNFYFLPKYGIIAAAYIAIASNVAAGYIADALIPAYRHLFVCQTKALYLGWRDLLSVKTLFNPPAA from the coding sequence ATGAGCATCTCCAAAACAAAAGAACTCATTTTAAAAAATCTGTTCTGGTCGCTTTTGGGAAAAACTATTAACCTTATTGGTGGACTTTTTGTAGGAATTCTTGTAGCAAGATACTTGGGACCAGAACAATATGGACTGATGAACTATGTCATCAGTTATGTTTTCCTTTTCCAGACTTTCGCCCTATTTGGTCTTGATGCCATAGAGATAAGAGAAGAATCCAAGCAACAAATACCATATCAACTCATCATAGGAACAGCCTTTTGGTTGAAACTATTCCTTGGCATTATATGTATTCTGTTATCCATTATTACATCCCTGTTGATGACCGATGAGATATACACTACAGCACTTATCGCCATTTATTCTCTGACCATAGTTTTTAATTCGTTCAATGTTATTCGCAACTATTTTATGTCAATAGTACAGAACGAGTTCGTAGTAAAGGCAGAAATAACAAGAACAGTTATCAGCATCGGTATAAAGTGTCTGTTGCTCATATTTAGTACTCACCTTTCCTGGTTTGTAATCGCAGCGATGTTCGACTTTGTGCTTTTGGCAGTAGGATACTACATAGCTTATCGTACGAAAATTGGAAGGGTTAGCGACTGGTCATTCAACATGCAGTATGCCAAATTTCTTATGAAGGAGTCGTTCCCGCTGATGCTTACCAATGCTGCTGTCATTATTTATCAGCGTATTGATCAGGTTATGATAGGTCAGTTGATAGACTCTAAGGCGGTAGGTTACTACTCTGTAGCATCGCGTTTCGTGGAAGTGCTCATATTCATTCCAATCATGTTAGCTCAAACAATAACTCCTATTTTGGTGAGGTTCCGCAAAGAGAGTGAGTCAACTTATAGAATGAAGGCTCAGCAATTCATGAATATCTCACTATGGATGTCAATACTTATATCCGTATTCGTATCTGTAATGTCATATTGGTTGGTAACATTAACCTTCGGAGAAATCTATATGCCTGCTGTTGCTGTTTTACAGATAATGGCGTTCAAGGCAGCCAGCGTTGCCCTATCAAATACTGCGGGGACTATGCTTGTGGCAGAACAGTTGCAACGCTATGCTATTTTCCGTGATGCGTTCGGATGTATTGTATGTATTGGACTGAACTTCTATTTCCTTCCGAAATACGGTATTATAGCTGCTGCTTATATAGCTATAGCAAGTAATGTTGCAGCGGGATATATTGCCGACGCATTGATTCCTGCGTATCGTCATCTTTTTGTTTGTCAGACCAAAGCATTATATTTGGGGTGGAGAGATTTATTGTCAGTTAAAACGCTCTTCAACCCGCCTGCTGCTTAA